Proteins from a genomic interval of Zonotrichia leucophrys gambelii isolate GWCS_2022_RI chromosome 5, RI_Zleu_2.0, whole genome shotgun sequence:
- the LOC135448149 gene encoding uncharacterized protein LOC135448149: MLGARRWGWPGPAGRARQGGLAFYVLWALREPPRRLGSHSSQMAFQAWLPLPLPKQLVVFGLGDWSCYSADTSIAVDVLVSPGIAPQRVGTLEPTRRSLVWEGDWRTDLFMASLKEMDKGNPVRLVLTVNGQLLRGVSSSTPVHPFLVPETSQSPVLPADDRALGQDLEDPTEVKSQSSEVAARASRPVKEDIRPPLRTMVVPCALKPPAGKVESNEAWKKSPDQGPPPRVHSKKPRKVLFEPTTSERYLDEEDLAVKELEGTDELSLGSPPSRGVVQGSPSPRWCHAMCLSDLGTAVVIGGEGVNQQSCRDALWKLEIDSDLWLPVGLQLQNAMPSCLHGHTATYDPDTKRIYIFGGIREDKDYSSIYILDTVTWKWLFVAAKGRIPVLAYHSATIYNKELFVFGGTFPRKASLAVAPCSNMLYVFNPEHEIWYQPISEGEKPLPRLGHSATLLKNKLVIFGGQRTSVYLSDMHILDLGFMEYTSVPLLAGQPSARSFHAALAVSDQKVLISGGCNARGALQDAFVFHLDTLSWSTVTHHDLCSVPRAGHTLLDLTPAHLMDMDKENKEEQKLHTLLVFGGSNCAGTFYNSTLKIQLDLG, translated from the exons ATGCTGGGCGCCCGCCGCTGGGGCTGGCCGGGGCCCGCGGGCAGGGCCCGGCAGGGCGGCCTCGCCTTCTACGTGCTGTGGGCTCTGCGGGAGCCGCCGCGGCGGCTCGGCAG CCATTCCAGCCAGATGGCTTTCCAGGCTTGGCTTCCCCTGCCATTGCCGAAGCAGCTGGTGGTGTTCGGGCTGGGCGACTGGAGCTGTTACTCTGCGGACACGAGCATCGCCGTGGATgtgctggtgtccccaggcaTTGCCCCACAGCGGGTCGGCACGCTGGAGCCCACCCGCAG GTCTCTGGTGTGGGAAGGCGACTGGAGAACAGATCTTTTCATGGCCTCGTTGAAAGAGATGGACAAAGGCAACCCTGTGAGGCTTGTTCTGACTGTCAATGGACAG ctgctccgaGGTGTTTCCAGCAGTACACCTGTCCATCCCTTCCTTGTACCCGAGACCAGCCAGTCACCAGTGCTTCCAGCAGATGATAGGGCCCTTGGCCAGGACCTGGAGGATCCTACTGAG GTTAAGAGTCAGAGCTCAGAGGTGGCTGCCAGAGCATCCAGGCCTGTGAAGGAGGACATCCGGCCACCGCTGAGGACCATGGTGGTACCCTGTGCTCTGAAGCCACCAGCTGGAAAGGTGGAATCCAATGAGGCCTGGAAGAAGAGTCCTGACCAAGGACCACCACCAAGAGTCCACTCCAAAAAGCCCAGAAAGGTTTTATTTGAACCCACAACATCTGAGAGATATCTTGATGAAGAAG ATCTGGCAGTGAAGGAGTTGGAAG GCACTGATGAGCTGTCCCTGGGTAGCCCTCCCTCACGAGGAGTAGTGCAGG GCAGTCCCAGCCCTCGGTGGTGCCATGCCATGTGCCTCAGTGACCTGGGAACAGCTGTTGTCATTGGTGGAGAAGGTGTCAATCAACAgtcctgcagggatgctctcTGGAAGCTGGAAATTG ACAGTGATTTATGGCTTCCAGTGGGTCTCCAGCTACAGAATGCCATGCCATCGTGCTTGCATGGTCACACAGCCACCTACGACCCTGACACCAAGCGGATCTACATCTTTGGGGGCATAAGGGAGGACAAAGACTACAGCAGCATTTACATTCTGGACACAGTCACCTGGAAATGGCTCTTTGTGGCT GCTAAAGGGAGGATACCAGTGCTCGCCTACCACAGTGCAACTATCTACAACAAGGAGCTCTTTGTTTTTGGAGGAACTTTCCCCAGAAAGGCATCGCTGGCAGTTGCACCCTGCAGCAATATGCTCTATGTCTTCAATCCAGAGCATGAAATTTGGTACCAGCCCATTTCAGAAGGGGAGAAGCCTCTTCCTAGGCTTGG GCATTCAGCTACTCTATTGAAAAACAAgctggtgatttttgggggtcaGAGGACTTCTGTCTACCTCAGTGACATGCACATTCTGGATCTGG GTTTCATGGAGTACACATCAGTCCCCCTCCTGGCAGGACAGCCTTCTGCACGTAG CTTTcatgcagctctggctgtgtcgGACCAGAAGGTTCTGATCAGTGGAGGCTGCAATGCCAGAGGAGCCTTGCAAGATGCCTTTGTCTTCCACCTAG ACACTCTTTCATGGAGCACAGTGACCCACCACGACCTCTGCTCCGTTCCCCGAGCTGGCCACACACTGCTTGACCTGACTCCTGCCCACCTGATGGATATGGACAAGGAGAACAAAGAGGAGCAGAAGCTGCACACGCTGTTGGTCTTTGGGGGCTCCAACTGTGCTGGGACCTTTTATAACAGCACGCTCAAGATCCAGCTGGACCTAGGATAA
- the GSTZ1 gene encoding maleylacetoacetate isomerase, producing MSAAAAKPVLYSYFRSSCSWRVRIALALKGISYDLVPVNLIKDGGQQFSAEFKALNPMQQVPALKIDGITLSQSLAIINYLEETHPNPRLLPQDPKKRAQVRMIADHIASGIQPLQNLNVLKQMGEKKMEWAQNCIMSGFQAVEQILQHTAGRYCVGDEVSMADLCLVPQVANAERFKVDMGPYPTITRINKALLELEAFKTSHPSRQPDTPAELRA from the exons Atgagcgccgccgccgccaag CCAGTACTTTACAGCTATTTCCGAAGTTCCTGTTCTTGGAGAGTGCGAATCG CACTGGCTCTGAAAGGAATTTCCTATGACCTGGTCCCAGTGAATCTCATTAAGGATGGAGGACAGCAG TTTTCTGCTGAATTCAAGGCACTGAATCCAATGCAGCAAGTCCCAGCCTTGAAAATTGATGGCATCACCCTTTCTCAGTCG CTAGCTATAATTAATTACCTAGAAGAGACACATCCTAACCCCAGGCTCCTGCCCCAAGATCCAAAGAAGAGAGCCCAAGTCAGAATGATCGCTGATCACATTGCCTCTGGCATTCAGCCACTCCAG AACCTGAATGTCCTGAAAcaaatgggggagaaaaagatGGAATGGGCTCAGAACTGTATCATGTCTGGCTTTCAAG CAGTGGAGCAGATTCTGCAGCACACTGCTGGACGCTACTGTGTGGGGGATGAA GTTTCCATGGCTGATCTGTGTTTAGTGCCTCAAGTTGCCAATGCTGAAAG aTTCAAAGTGGACATGGGTCCATATCCCACAATAACCAGAATAAATAAAGCTCTCTTGGAGTTAGAGGCCTTCAAAACAAGCCACCCTTCCCGGCAGCCAGATACTCCTGCAGAGCTGCGAGCTTGA